The genomic DNA GACCTTCTTCATGGTCTTCGTGCTGACGGCGGGAAGGGGGCGAGCCCGTCTCCTGGAGCCGCTCGATGTCCAGGCGGGGGACATCCACCTCGTCCCCGCGGGCATGGAGCACCAGCCCCTCGAGCTGGGCGACCTCGAGGGGTGGATCGTGGGCTTCGATCCGCTGCTGCTCCGCTCGCTCGGACCGGAGTGGTTGCCAGAACCGCCTCGAAACCGTGGAGCGGCGAAGCCCACTCCAGCGCGAAGCCTCTTCGTCCGGGGACTGCTCCGGCTGCGGCCCGGGCAAGCGCGGTGGCAGCGAATCGCGCACCGGGTGGCCGAGCTGGAGGCCGAGCTGCGAGAAGCCCGTTGGGGCGCGGAGAACGCGACGTATGCATGGTTCGTCCTGCTGGTCACGGAGCTCCTGCGCGAGTTGCAGGAGCACGCGCCTCTCGCGCCGTCCATGAGCGGCGGGCTCGTGCACGATGCGCTCGCCTTCATCGAGGCGCACTGCTTGCAGCCCCTCTCGCTCCAGGACGTCGCGGCGGCGGTGGGGTGCACGCCCTCGCACCTGGCCAATGCCATCCGCCGGGAGACGGGGCTGACGGTGGGTGACTGGCTGCGCGAGCACCGCATGGCCGAGGCCCGGCGGCGCCTGCTGGACACGGAAGCCAGTATGGAGAGCATCGCGAGCCAGGTGGGTTACGCCGACGTCACCCATTTCATCCGCACCTTCCGGCGCGTCCACGGAATGACCCCCCGGGCCTGGCGCGAGCAGCGCCGCAGCACCGGAAGCTGACAAGGCTCCCGGCTCCGAGGCGGGGACGAACTACCGCACGTCCAGGAAGATGGCGGTGGGGACGCCCCAGTTTCCGCTGGCGTCCTGGCTCTCCACGAAGATCGTGTGCCGGCCCGGTGCCAGGCCAGAGGTGAAGACCGTGGCCTGCACCGACTCGGCCGTGCTGTTGAAGCTTCCGTCCACCGCGCTCAGTGCGAACGTGGGCGTCCCCGACACCCAGGACGGCGCATCGATGGAGTAGCGCGCGGCGGCGATGGCCTGCGAGCCTTCCGTACCCCCGTTCGTGCCGTAGCGGGTGTCATCCGCCCGAGCTGTGAGCGTCACCGGGGTCCCCTGCATCACGCTGCTCGCCGACAGCGCGAGGTTGATGGAGTCCGGGCCCGCCGCCACCTGATACGGCCGCCGCGCCGCCTTGAAGGCGTAGGAGAGGGCCGGCATGTTCTTGGGGACGATGGTGTTCTCGAAGGTGGTGCAGCTCTCGAAGAAGGCACTTCCCATCTCGAAGGTGAACGCCGCGACGCCGAGCCGCCCGTAGGCGAAGGCGTCCGTGGAGCCCGAGGCCGAATACAGGCACGAGCTCACCTGGCACGCCTGATAGCCATTGAAGTAGTTGAACTTGCGCCCCAGGGTGCGCAACTGGGTCGCGTTCGGCGCCGCCGCCGTGGTGGCCGACCAGGGATAGAGCACATAACCGCCGTAGCTGTGGAGGCTGAGCATCAGGCCCGTGGCGTCCGCGGGGGCGGGATCCGTGGAGGCGGGCCCGCGCTGATCCGGGAAGAGGGAGAGGATGTAGTTCTCCAGCGTCTTCGTCTCCGGCTCGGAGGCCGCCGAGCGCCCCCGGTAGGTGTCATTGCACGCGCTGCTGCTCGCGCCCGCGCCACCCCAGTCGAAGCTGCTGTTGCGGTTGAGATCCACTCCGTACGTCGTCGTGGAGCAGGAGCCCTCGCTGGTGTTGGTGTTCTTGCGCTTGGACAAACCCGTCTCCGCGACGCGGCGGCCGTCCGGGTTGGACTGCACCACGACGTGCAGCTCGGAGTAGTCGAGCAGCCAGGTGACATCCGGGTCCGTGCCGTAACGGCTCACGAGTTGCTCGGCGAAGCGCGTGGCCAGCTCCGCCGTCGTGTACTCGCGGGCGTGGATGCCGCCCATCAGGAAGAACCGCGCCTTGGAGCCCGAGCGCGCCTTGTTCGTCAGCACCAGCACCCGCAGGTCATCTCCCGGCTTGCCTCCCGCCGTCACCTTGTCCCAGGTGTCGCCGATGTCATTCCACGAGGCGAGGTTCGGGTAGGTGATGGGCAGCTGCGCCATCGCGGCGTAGGTCTCGTCCACCGTGCGGTAGCACGAGTAGCCGGGAATCCCGCCGGCCAGGGACACCCGCCCCTCGCGTGGCTCGTTCAGGAGCCGCGTCTGTTCCTCGAGGATCTCCACGCGGCGACCCTCTTTCACCAGCGCGTCGTACTCCTCGGGCGAGAGTACCGCCTCCACGGTCTTCTTCTCATGATCCACCGCCGCACTGAGGTCCAGCGTCTCGGCGAGTCGATCCAGGTCTACCCGGGACTTGAACGACACCCGGGCCAGGAGGACGGACGGACGGGACGGCCCCTCCTCGGGGGCTGCTGCCCGGGCAACGACAGGTGAGAGGGCGAGCGCTGCTGCGGCTGCGAGAACTCCAGTGACGGACGACGGCATGGGGGTTCCTCCACGGCAGGGGAGGAACGCACCTTATTCCTGGAATGCTGGATATACAATTTTCACGGCCACTTCAATTCGCGAGAGTGAGCCGCCAGGCGGACGTCAACCCGGGCGTGCCGCATTCATGGCTCGGGTGGGAGATCGAATTCCTTCTTCGCTCCCGTTGTCTGAAGACCCTTCGGCGTGAGTTTGAAGACTTCCGCCTTGAAGTGGAAGTTCTCCGGGCCGGAATCGCGCCTCAGCGCCAGGAAACCCACGTCCCGCTCGCCCAGGGCACCGAAGAGCGAATGGGTGAAGTCCGTTGCCCAGGTCTTGATCGGACCGCGGGTGATCTTGCCTTTCGCATCGACCGGAAAGATATAGAAGAAGCGAAGCCTCGAGGCGGAGCCGGAGACCGAGCCGAGCCCATTGGCGAGGACGAGATAGCGCTCCCCTCCCCTCTTGAGCTCGAACGCCTCGTGTCCTTCCTCGAGCCAACCCCCGAACGGATCCTCGTGTGTCACCACGCGAAAGACTTTCGTCCCAATGGTGAAAGACTCTCGCTGTTCGTCCGTGCCTCGATGGCGGACCTCATAGCGATAGGAATGAGGTCCCGCCTTGACCACCAGGGCCCGGAGCTCATCGGGAGAGTCGTACTGGAGGGATTGGCCCGCCGTGGACAGACAGGTCACGGTCAAGCCCTTCCTGTCCATCAGCGCTTCCGTGGCCTTGCGTACCGCGGATTCCCACGCCGAGAGCTGTGAGCAATCCGCCGGGTAGTCGAAGCGGCTGCCCGACACGAGGTTGTCTGAAGTCGATTGCGCGGTGGCGGTGGTGTACAGGAGGCCCGTACACATCGACACCAATGCGACAAGGGAGCCGGTCATTTTCATGGCGTATAGCGCTCGGTATACCAGATGAGGCCCTGGCGGCTCACACCGCCCGTCACCAGCACATCCCCCGTCTCCAGCAGTGTGGCGGAGTGGAGGTGCCTGGGATGAAGCATGTCGCCCACCAGCGTCCAGGTGTTCGTCGCCGGGTCATACAACTCGGAGGTGGGCACGTAGTCACCGGATGAATCGCCCCTCCCCCCCGTCACCAGCACCTGTCCCGAGTACAGCAGCGTCGCGGTGTGACCCCGGCGCGGCCGGTTCATCGGAGGAGCGGAGAACCACCGGTCGTTGTACGGATCGTACACGTCCACCGAGCTCAAGGCCTTCCCGTTCGCGTCCATGCCGCCCGCCACCAGCACATAGCCGGAGTAGAGCCGCGTGGCGGTATGGTTGGCACGGATCGTCGGTAGGGATTGCACCTGCCGCCACGTGTTCGTGGACGGGCTGTACAGGTCCACCTTCCGGGTGAACGGCAGCCCGCCCGTCACCAGCACCTCGCCCGAGTAGAGCCGTGTCGCGGAGTGATCCGCCCGGTAGGAGGGCATGGGGCCCGTGAGGCTCCACGTGCCCGTGGAGGGGTCGTACAGCTCCGCTCCAACCGGCTGACCTCCGAAGGGCGTGTAACCACCCGCCGCCAGCACCTGGCCCGAATCGAGCAGCGTGGAGGAGTGGGAGACGCGAGGCACCACCATGGGGCCCGTGAGGTTCCATGTGCCGGTGGCCGGGTCGTACAGCTCGGCGATGCTGGAGGGGACCGGCTCGACGGAACCATGACCTCCCGACACCAGCACCTGGCCCGAGCCGAGCCGGATCGCGGTGAAGATCTCGTGCGGTGCGTTCATCGAGCCCGTGCGAGTCCATGTATTCGTGTAGGGATTGTACAGCTCCGCGCTCTGGAGGTAGCGGTAGTAGTCCGCGCCACCCGCCACCAGCACCGCACCCGAGTCGAGCAGCACCGCCGAGTGCCGCATGCGCATGGCCAGCGCGGAGGCCTCCTGGGTCCAATGCGTCCCGTCCGTGGCGAGCGCCTTCGCGTCGGAAGACCGGACCACCCCGTCAGCCGGAAGGAACGGCGCCTCCGCGCCACCACACGCACCCGCGACAGTGGCGGCCCCCGCCACCAACAACGACAGACGAATCCTCTTGAGCATGGAATCCCTTGACCTGGTTGTGTGCCGCCCGGGCCCGACCTCCGGGGACATGCGGCACAGTACAAAGGGGGGCTGACAACGGTTCATCCGGGTGGGCTACTCTTCCGGCGCCTCGCTGACCCTGAAAGGTCGCACATGATGCAAGTCATGAAGACACTTCTTTCGACTCCGCTGCACCTGGTGGTGCTCGGGGGCTTGTCGCTGTTCGGCGCTCCGGCCGCGGCACAGTCCGGCCCCTTCTCTCCGTTCGCGCCCTTCGAACTGCGGGTGAATTTCCAGCCCGCCAGCGCGCCCGTGCCCGCGGGCTTCGTCGTGGACTCGGGCCAGGTGTTCGGCAGCCGGGGCAACGGCTACACCTACGGGTGGAGCGCTGACAACACGGCCAACACCCGCGACCGCAATGATCCCAACACCCCGTCCCAGGCGTATGACACCCTGATCCGGACGCAGAACGGTGGCAACTTCACCTGGGAGCTCGCCGTCCCCAATGGCTATTACCAGGTCCGTCTGGTGGCGGGTGACCCGGGCTACACCGACAGCGATTACCGCTTCAATGTGGAGTATTACGGCGACGTGCTGAAGGGCACGCCCACCGAGGGTCAGCGCTTCTTCGAATCGGTGACCACGCTCGACGTGAACGACGGCCGGCTGACCATTCGCAACGACAGCTTCGCCGTCAACAACAAGCTGGCCTTCGTGGAGGTGAAGCGGAAGTTCGGCGTCGACGTCAACTTCCAGCCGGCCTCGTCCTCGCCCATCGAGATCTACGGATTCGTCTCGGACAACGGCCTCGCCTATGGGAACCGGGGCAACGGCTTCACCTACGGATGGAACGTGGACAACACGGCCAACATGGTGGACGTGAGCTACGACATCGACATCCTCGGGCAGCGGCACGCGCGCATGCAGCAGGGTGGCGACTACGTCTGGGAGATCGCCGTGCCCAACGGCGTCTACTCGGTGAGCCTGATGGCGGGGGACCCGTCCACGAAGGTGGGTGCGTACCGCATCCAGGTGGAGGACTCGGTGATCCTCAGCGGTATTCCGACGGGCTATGGCTTCACGCACGGCAGTGGCATGGTGGCGGTGACGGACGGCCGCCTCACCGTGCGCAGCGCACCGGGTGCCGCCAACAACAAGCTCAACACCATCCGGATCCTCCAGCAGTAGCCTTTCCGTGCCCGGAGCTTGAGGGGCGTCCTTGCAAGCTGTCTTGACGTATTTCGATCCCCAGCCCGCTCCAGCCGAGCTGCCGGTGCGGCTCTCGAGCCCGTTCGCGCACGGCCCGCCGCATGCCCTGGCGCGCCGTGCCGCCGAGGAGTTGCGGTTGCACCTGCGCCGCGGCGATCTCGGCGGTGGGCTCGAGCTCCGCGAGCTTGAGGCGCCGGGAGGCGGCAAGATGTTCGGTGTGCTGGTCGTCGCGGCGCCGGATGGCCGCATCGGCTACCTCCGCGCGTTCTCGGGCATGCTCGCCGGCCACTGGCAGGTCGACGGCTTCGCGCCTCCGCTCTTCGATCAAGCCATGCGCGACACCTTCTGGCCCGCTGGCCAGGCCGAGCTGTCAGCGCTCGGCGACCGTCATGCCGCGCTGCGCGAGGGTGCCGACCCCGTCGCGCTGCGTGCGAGCCTCGTCGAGCTCGAGCACCTGCGTGCCGGGCTTTCGAGGCAGCTCTGGCAGCAGCTCTCCTACACCTACGTCATCCCCAATGCCCGGGGCGAGGAGCGGCCCCTGGGCGCACTGTTCGCGCCCGCGCCTCCGCCGGGCGGAGCGGGCGACTGCGCCGCGCCGAAGCTCCTCGCTCACGCCTACCGTCACCACCTGAGACCGTTGGCTCTCGCCGAGTTCTGGTGGGGGGCGCCACCGCTCACGGGAGAGCGACACGCGGGTGAGTATTACCCGGCATGTCGTGGCAAGTGTGGCCGGGTCCTGCCGTACATGCTCGAGGGACTGTCCGTCGAGGCGTCGCCGCTCCTCGAAGAGGCCGCTGGTGTGGTGGAGGACCCTCGGGTCGTGCACGAGGATCCCTGGGTGCTCGTCGTCGACAAGCCTCGCGGCCTCCTGTCGGTCCCTGGCCGCCACTCTCCGGGACGAGACTCGGTACTCGTCCGTCTCCGGCGAAAGTTCCCGGAGGAGTCCGGGCTGCACATCGTGCACCCCCTCGACTTCGAGGCTTCCGGGCTGATGCTCGTGGCCAGGGCGCCGGAGATCCACGCGGCGCTCCAGCGGCAGTTCGCGCGGAGCGAGGCCCACGCGCGCTACGTCGCCTGGCTCGACGGCCACGTCACCGGCGACCAGGGAGTCGTCGAGCTGCCCCTTCGGAGCGATGCCGATGATCGGCCCCGCCACATCGTGGATCCGCTCCACGGCAAGCGCGCCATCACCGAATGGTGCGTCACACAGCGCAGCGGTACTCGAACCCGGGTGGCGCTCATCCCCCGCACCGCGCGAACGCACCAGCTTCGGGTCCACGCCGCGCATCCGCTCGGCCTTGGCGCTCCGATCGTCGGCGACCTCCTTTACGGTGGTGACGGCACGCGCCTGATGCTCCACGCCGAAGCCGTGACGTTCATCCATCCGCGCACGGGCGAGCGCATCGACATCGAAAGCCTTGCTCCAGACTGGCCATACCCCGTGACCCGGAGCTGATCCACGCGGCGGCCGGAGGGGCTGGGGTGGAGGTCCAACCCAGCCCCCTGCCCTACCGCTTCTTCGCCTTGCGAGCGGAAGCGGTCTTCTTCGCGCCACCCTTCGTCTTGGCCCCACCCGGGGAGCGAGCCTTCGACGCGGACTTCTTGGCGGCGGCCTTCTTCACGGCCGGAGCCTTCCTGGTGGCCGGTGCCTTTTTCTTCGCCGCGGGAGCCTTCTTCTTCGCGGCCGGGGCCTTCTTGACGGCCGGAGCCTTCTTCGCGGCGGCCTTCTTCTTCACGGCCGCCTTGCGAGCCGGAGCCGCCTTGCGAGCCCCCGCGGCGGGACGCTTCGCACGCGCCGGCTTCTCCTCGGCCGCCGCGGCCTTCTTGCGCCGCTTGGGAGGCACGGCCCGAGGCGCCTCGCTCTCCTCGCCCCCTTCGCGCGCGTCCAGCGCGGCCAGGGCGCGGATGCGATCGAAGCCCGCGGGTGCCTTCGGGGTGAGCCGCTCCACGATCTCCACGGACTCGGTCTGCCGCTCCACGGTGGGAGGCGCCACTGCGGCGGTCTCCACCCGCTCCACCGGAGCCTCCTCCACGGCGGCGGCCTCGCCGGCCCGCTTCCGCAGCGACTCCGCTTCGGCCATCGAGCGCTCGCCGGCCTCGACACCCCGCTGGGGACGGCCCCACCGCTCCTCGCGGGCCCGCTCGCGCCCGGCACGGGCGGCCTTCTTCCGCTCCTCACGGGCCTGCTGCTTCTGGGCCTCCTGCTCCTCCCGCGCCACGTCCTGGATGGAGCCCACGCTCCTGCCGGCGATCTCCAGGGCCTCGAATTCGATCCGCCGCAGGGACAGGTTCACGTTGACCAGGCGCACCCGGGCCTTCTGTCCCACGCGCACGCGGAAGCCACCCGGCAGCGTGAAGGTGTGCAGCGTCTTGTCGAAGCGCGTCCCGAACCCGAGCGAGTCCGCTCGGACGAGCCCCTCGACGTGCACCTCGTCGAGCTCCACGAAGAAGCCGAACTCGACGAGGCCCGCGACAGTGGCGGCGAACTCCTCGCCCAGGCGGTCCTTCATCATCAGGGCCGCGTAGAACGAGACGACCTCGCGCTCCACCTGCATGGCGGCGCGCTCGCGCTCGGAGCTCTGGGAGGCCATGTCCTCCAGCCGCTGCTCCTCGCGCTCCAGCTGCGCGGGAGCGCGCTCCTGTCCCCCACGCTCCCAATGCGCCTTGAGCAGCCGGTGGACGAGCAGGTCCGGGTAGCGGCGGATGGGCGAGGTGAAGTGGAGGTAGAACTCGGCGGCCAGTCCGTAGTGGCCGACGTCCGAGGCCGTATAGACGGCCTGCATCATGGAGCGCAGCAGCAGCTGGTTGAGGGCGCGCTCCTCGGGGTGGCCCTGGAGCTGGGCCATGAAGGCATTGAGCGCCTTCGGGGTGATGTCCTCGGCCACCATGCGGAAACCGTAGGCCTGGGCCAGCTGGGCGAAGACGGCCAGCTTCTCCTCGTCGGGCTCACCGTGGTAGCGGTACACGCTGGGCAGGCCCTGGTCGGCGAAGAACTTCGCCACCGCCTCGTTGGCGGCGAGCATGCACTCCTCGATGAGCCGGTGGCTGTCCTTGCGCTCGCGGCGCTCCATGCGGGCGGGCAGGCCATCCTCGCCCATCACCACCTTGTGCTCGGGCAGGTTGAAGTCGATGGCGCCGCGCTCCTTGCGCATCTGCATCAGCACGCGGGCCAGCGCCATGAGCTGCTCGAAGTGGGGCTTGAAGGCGTTGC from Archangium lipolyticum includes the following:
- a CDS encoding helix-turn-helix transcriptional regulator, yielding MRRTPQNPPPHLLTLDAMGAGGLPLRVVRIPGHQPVIPPGPLVSTFFMVFVLTAGRGRARLLEPLDVQAGDIHLVPAGMEHQPLELGDLEGWIVGFDPLLLRSLGPEWLPEPPRNRGAAKPTPARSLFVRGLLRLRPGQARWQRIAHRVAELEAELREARWGAENATYAWFVLLVTELLRELQEHAPLAPSMSGGLVHDALAFIEAHCLQPLSLQDVAAAVGCTPSHLANAIRRETGLTVGDWLREHRMAEARRRLLDTEASMESIASQVGYADVTHFIRTFRRVHGMTPRAWREQRRSTGS
- a CDS encoding M14 family metallopeptidase yields the protein MPSSVTGVLAAAAALALSPVVARAAAPEEGPSRPSVLLARVSFKSRVDLDRLAETLDLSAAVDHEKKTVEAVLSPEEYDALVKEGRRVEILEEQTRLLNEPREGRVSLAGGIPGYSCYRTVDETYAAMAQLPITYPNLASWNDIGDTWDKVTAGGKPGDDLRVLVLTNKARSGSKARFFLMGGIHAREYTTAELATRFAEQLVSRYGTDPDVTWLLDYSELHVVVQSNPDGRRVAETGLSKRKNTNTSEGSCSTTTYGVDLNRNSSFDWGGAGASSSACNDTYRGRSAASEPETKTLENYILSLFPDQRGPASTDPAPADATGLMLSLHSYGGYVLYPWSATTAAAPNATQLRTLGRKFNYFNGYQACQVSSCLYSASGSTDAFAYGRLGVAAFTFEMGSAFFESCTTFENTIVPKNMPALSYAFKAARRPYQVAAGPDSINLALSASSVMQGTPVTLTARADDTRYGTNGGTEGSQAIAAARYSIDAPSWVSGTPTFALSAVDGSFNSTAESVQATVFTSGLAPGRHTIFVESQDASGNWGVPTAIFLDVR
- a CDS encoding Kelch repeat-containing protein, whose protein sequence is MLKRIRLSLLVAGAATVAGACGGAEAPFLPADGVVRSSDAKALATDGTHWTQEASALAMRMRHSAVLLDSGAVLVAGGADYYRYLQSAELYNPYTNTWTRTGSMNAPHEIFTAIRLGSGQVLVSGGHGSVEPVPSSIAELYDPATGTWNLTGPMVVPRVSHSSTLLDSGQVLAAGGYTPFGGQPVGAELYDPSTGTWSLTGPMPSYRADHSATRLYSGEVLVTGGLPFTRKVDLYSPSTNTWRQVQSLPTIRANHTATRLYSGYVLVAGGMDANGKALSSVDVYDPYNDRWFSAPPMNRPRRGHTATLLYSGQVLVTGGRGDSSGDYVPTSELYDPATNTWTLVGDMLHPRHLHSATLLETGDVLVTGGVSRQGLIWYTERYTP
- a CDS encoding RluA family pseudouridine synthase; its protein translation is MQAVLTYFDPQPAPAELPVRLSSPFAHGPPHALARRAAEELRLHLRRGDLGGGLELRELEAPGGGKMFGVLVVAAPDGRIGYLRAFSGMLAGHWQVDGFAPPLFDQAMRDTFWPAGQAELSALGDRHAALREGADPVALRASLVELEHLRAGLSRQLWQQLSYTYVIPNARGEERPLGALFAPAPPPGGAGDCAAPKLLAHAYRHHLRPLALAEFWWGAPPLTGERHAGEYYPACRGKCGRVLPYMLEGLSVEASPLLEEAAGVVEDPRVVHEDPWVLVVDKPRGLLSVPGRHSPGRDSVLVRLRRKFPEESGLHIVHPLDFEASGLMLVARAPEIHAALQRQFARSEAHARYVAWLDGHVTGDQGVVELPLRSDADDRPRHIVDPLHGKRAITEWCVTQRSGTRTRVALIPRTARTHQLRVHAAHPLGLGAPIVGDLLYGGDGTRLMLHAEAVTFIHPRTGERIDIESLAPDWPYPVTRS
- the rnr gene encoding ribonuclease R — protein: MTDILQDVKRHLSDSKHPLGVKELLRLTGLHPGQQTQLKRTLRDMVRSGELLKEGKRFRLRGERPAPSGDGNGGARPPFVRREQEARREGRPPGAWRQGAREERRPGSPPREEARPGVDERFAPRGRFSPGGRPEPRGRFVREGRREQPQARFEDRGAPGPRGRVEERGAAEPRNRFARQDKPGGGRPGQAGRFGKDQGRPDNRGRFEQDRRAGRGGRFAREERFEPRGRGGRRERGAEEGQETYTVEGILHVHRDGYGFVHPSSGEGDNIFLPPQEAARALDNDRVVVESWGRPGRMEGRLVRVLDRTRQLAIGTYVERGRRNALVIPYDKNLQTQGPIRVPPTQMARDGDVVRVRLGIGAELLEPGEGLYGEVSGSVGKPGDPSAEVLSIAYSQGFSDEFPAEVMDEADRIRPVVTEEEARAEGRRDLRQMALVTIDGEDARDFDDAVYTEPHPQGWRLVVAIADVTHYVREGTALDAEALRRATSVYLPDRVLPMLPERLSNGICSLRPDEDRLCMVADMVLDTRGKLVSSEIYPGVMRSHARCTYNEVQDVLDGKDVPHRNAFKPHFEQLMALARVLMQMRKERGAIDFNLPEHKVVMGEDGLPARMERRERKDSHRLIEECMLAANEAVAKFFADQGLPSVYRYHGEPDEEKLAVFAQLAQAYGFRMVAEDITPKALNAFMAQLQGHPEERALNQLLLRSMMQAVYTASDVGHYGLAAEFYLHFTSPIRRYPDLLVHRLLKAHWERGGQERAPAQLEREEQRLEDMASQSSERERAAMQVEREVVSFYAALMMKDRLGEEFAATVAGLVEFGFFVELDEVHVEGLVRADSLGFGTRFDKTLHTFTLPGGFRVRVGQKARVRLVNVNLSLRRIEFEALEIAGRSVGSIQDVAREEQEAQKQQAREERKKAARAGRERAREERWGRPQRGVEAGERSMAEAESLRKRAGEAAAVEEAPVERVETAAVAPPTVERQTESVEIVERLTPKAPAGFDRIRALAALDAREGGEESEAPRAVPPKRRKKAAAAEEKPARAKRPAAGARKAAPARKAAVKKKAAAKKAPAVKKAPAAKKKAPAAKKKAPATRKAPAVKKAAAKKSASKARSPGGAKTKGGAKKTASARKAKKR